In Prosthecochloris sp. GSB1, the following proteins share a genomic window:
- the dsrM gene encoding sulfate reduction electron transfer complex DsrMKJOP subunit DsrM, whose amino-acid sequence MKKILMPVAAVALLALIPYVGVEYAGLSYLFGVVIPYSATLVLVAGFLFRMVDWLRRPVPFTIVSTTGQEKSLDWIRQDKIESPSKPWHAAVRVLSEVLLFRSLFRNNRAELRKGPDLAYGSHKWLWLGGLVFHWSLLVIVLRHSRFFFLEPGPFFQFLEQADSFLDVTVPAFFMTDALVLAALSFLVLRRIGDAKMRLLSLQTDYFPLFLITGIVVAGIAMRYFAKIDVMPVKDLALGYMKFSFSAPGDIGSLFYVHLFLICVLAVYFPFSKLVHMGAIFISPTRVQLNNSREKRHKNPWNKPIKFRTYAEYEDEYREKMKKANIPVEKE is encoded by the coding sequence ATGAAAAAAATTCTCATGCCTGTCGCGGCGGTGGCGCTGCTCGCGCTCATACCCTATGTGGGGGTAGAGTATGCCGGGTTGAGCTACCTGTTCGGGGTCGTCATCCCCTATTCCGCGACCCTTGTTCTCGTCGCCGGCTTTCTTTTCAGGATGGTCGACTGGCTCCGGCGGCCGGTGCCCTTTACCATTGTTTCCACCACCGGGCAGGAGAAGTCCCTGGACTGGATCAGGCAGGACAAGATCGAAAGTCCGTCCAAACCCTGGCACGCCGCCGTCCGCGTGCTTTCCGAAGTCCTCCTGTTCCGTTCGCTGTTTCGCAACAACAGGGCCGAGCTGCGCAAGGGTCCAGATCTTGCATACGGATCCCACAAGTGGCTCTGGCTTGGAGGACTGGTTTTCCACTGGTCACTGCTCGTGATCGTGCTTCGTCACAGCCGGTTCTTCTTTCTCGAACCAGGGCCGTTCTTCCAGTTCCTCGAACAGGCTGACAGCTTTCTCGACGTCACCGTGCCGGCATTCTTCATGACGGACGCGCTGGTGCTCGCTGCGCTCTCCTTTCTCGTGCTGCGTAGGATCGGGGACGCGAAAATGCGGCTTCTTTCACTGCAGACGGATTATTTTCCGCTTTTTCTGATTACGGGAATAGTTGTCGCCGGTATCGCCATGCGATACTTCGCGAAGATCGACGTGATGCCGGTCAAGGATCTCGCGCTGGGTTACATGAAATTCAGTTTCTCCGCTCCGGGAGACATCGGTTCGCTCTTCTATGTCCATCTTTTCCTGATATGTGTCCTGGCCGTCTATTTTCCTTTCAGCAAGCTGGTGCACATGGGGGCGATCTTCATCAGTCCCACGCGGGTCCAGCTGAACAACAGCCGTGAAAAGAGGCACAAGAATCCCTGGAACAAGCCGATCAAGTTCAGGACCTACGCCGAGTACGAGGACGAATACCGGGAAAAGATGAAAAAGGCGAACATTCCGGTTGAAAAGGAATAA
- the tusB gene encoding sulfurtransferase complex subunit TusB, protein MLHTINKSPFESATMETCFRFLQPGDPVLFIEDGVYAVESANRFSSDIREALESNPVYALKPDLDARGIATLTEGVLTVDYNGFVALVEEHRMNSWL, encoded by the coding sequence ATGCTGCATACCATCAACAAATCGCCTTTCGAAAGCGCAACCATGGAGACCTGCTTCAGGTTTCTTCAGCCCGGGGATCCGGTGCTGTTCATCGAAGACGGCGTCTATGCCGTCGAGTCCGCCAACCGCTTTTCGTCCGATATCCGTGAAGCCCTCGAAAGCAATCCGGTCTATGCTCTCAAGCCGGATCTCGACGCCCGGGGCATCGCAACGCTCACCGAAGGCGTCCTGACCGTGGATTACAACGGCTTCGTCGCCCTGGTCGAGGAGCACCGGATGAACAGCTGGCTTTAG